Proteins encoded within one genomic window of Camelina sativa cultivar DH55 chromosome 19, Cs, whole genome shotgun sequence:
- the LOC104764597 gene encoding josephin-like protein, with the protein MSRRACKRVSFNPNPEATDEPIFPKHEGLNSSHHSRRKVVLVGILSFGLRSSPAARKLIQRIGARVAKTWRFISFRRNTTDKKTSSFLLPSSDSSSSSSSTIYMKRSKSVNETESHRAEAIEDCIEFLNSSFSLSRSNSVSTWSS; encoded by the coding sequence atgtcacgaAGAGCATGCAAAAGAGTAAGCTTTAATCCGAACCCAGAAGCCACAGACGAACCCATATTCCCAAAACACGAGGGCTTAAACTCGTCACATCACAGCCGGAGAAAGGTGGTTCTCGTCGGAATTCTCAGTTTCGGTCTTAGGAGCTCGCCGGCCGCGAGGAAATTGATCCAACGTATTGGAGCTAGAGTCGCCAAAACGTGGCGTTTCATATCCTTCCGAAGGAATACGACCGATAAAAAAACGTCATCGTTTCTGTTGCCTTCGTCGGACTCGTCGTCGTCCTCTTCTTCAACTATTTATATGAAGAGGTCAAAATCTGTAAACGAGACAGAGTCTCACCGAGCAGAAGCTATTGAAGATTGCATCGAGTTCTtgaactcttctttttctctgtcgAGATCAAACTCCGTCTCAACGTGGTCTTCTTGA
- the LOC104767381 gene encoding MATH domain and coiled-coil domain-containing protein At2g42470-like, which yields MGEIQKETSFTFEIDNFWEKGAAVIRSPIFSSGGGCEWFVKVYPKGYGDFKDHLSVHFCVARPRSLKVGWKRRANLSLVLLNQSGKELYRSPKDCNLFCAQFSRWGTDSRFLPLKKLREEGLLENKLIVQVEIQVVEIVDHQEDATDKEMLDVHDFQVLYSQVTSASRLFEDHPDIAVNFIPKIALVKTAYMSALLGLIKTLNKPLHSFTETELNKAKRELNELTRAGFKLDWLDTKLDELSFDEKDQEANSYWDPLDDWIKF from the exons ATGGGGGAGATTCAAAAGGAAACGAGTTTCACGTTTGAGATAGATAACTTCTGGGAGAAAGGAGCTGCTGTGATACGGTCTCCTATATTCTCCAGCGGTGGTGGCTGTGAATg gTTTGTTAAGGTTTATCCCAAAGGATACGGTGATTTTAAAGATCACTTGTCTGTGCACTTCTGCGTTGCGAGACCTAGATCACTCAAAGTTGGATGGAAACGACGAGCTAATCTTTCACTCGTTCTGTTAAATCAATCAGGCAAAGAGCTCTACAGATCGCCAAAAGATTGCAACTTGTTCTGCGCTCAGTTCTCAAGATGGGGTACTGATTCAAGGTTCTTGCCTCTTAAAAAGCTTAGAGAAGAAGGGCTTTTGGAGAACAAACTGATTGTTCAAGTCGAAATACAAGTAGTTGAAATTGTTGATCATCAAGAGGATGCAACTGACAAGGAGATGTTAGATGTTCATGATTTCCAAGTTCTTTATTCTCAG GTTACTTCAGCGAGTCGGCTTTTCGAGGATCACCCGGACATTGCAGTAAATTTCATACCAAAGATCGCATTGGTGAAGACAGCGTACATGAGTGCCCTCCTCGGTCTTATCAAGACACTGAACAAGCCTTTACATAGCTTCACCGAGACTGAGCTAAACAAAGCTAAGAGGGAGTTGAATGAGCTAACAAGAGCGGGGTTTAAGCTAGACTGGTTGGACACAAAGCTTGATGAGCTTTCTTTTGATGAGAAGGATCAGGAAGCAAATTCTTATTGGGATCCACTGGATGACTGgatcaaattttaa
- the LOC104764598 gene encoding MATH domain and coiled-coil domain-containing protein At2g42470-like, whose protein sequence is MVEDQKETTSFTFEIDNFWEKEADVIRSPIFSSGGGCEWYVDVYPKGYGAVKDHLSVHFGVATPESLRLGWKRRANTSLVLLNQSGKELYRSPKYCYFFCAQLLKWGYSRVSTHKKLKEEGLLENNNKLIVQVEIKVVEEGDITGNEMLDVRGFQVLYSQVTSATHLLQDHPDIAVNFIPKIPLVKTAYMSALLGLVETLNKPPESFTETELNKAKRELNELTRAGFKLDWLGTKLDELSFDDKDQKANADDGDSLVEELFKVVVHSWNDWKVRVGFSHLLHSEKID, encoded by the exons ATGGTGGAGGATCAAAAGGAAACGACGAGTTTCACGTTTGAGATAGATAACTTCTGGGAGAAGGAAGCTGATGTGATACGGTCTCCTATATTCTCCAGCGGTGGTGGCTGCGAATG gTATGTTGACGTTTATCCCAAAGGATACGGTGCTGTTAAAGATCACTTGTCTGTGCACTTCGGCGTTGCGACTCCTGAATCACTCAGACTTGGATGGAAAAGACGAGCTAATACTTCACTCGTTCTGTTAAATCAATCAGGCAAAGAGCTCTACAGATCGCCTAAATACTGCTATTTTTTCTGCGCTCAGCTGCTAAAGTGGGGTTATTCAAGGGTTTCCACTCATAAGAAGCTTAAAGAAGAAGGGCTTCTGGAGAATAACAACAAACTGATCGTTCAAGTCGAAATAAAAGTAGTTGAGGAAGGGGATATAACTGGGAACGAGATGTTAGATGTCCGTGGTTTCCAAGTTCTTTACTCTCAG GTTACTTCAGCGACTCACCTTCTCCAGGATCACCCGGACATTGCAGTAAATTTCATACCAAAGATCCCATTGGTGAAAACAGCGTACATGAGTGCCCTCCTTGGTCTTGTCGAGACACTGAACAAGCCTCCAGAAAGCTTCACCGAGACTGAGCTAAATAAAGCTAAGAGGGAGTTGAATGAGCTAACAAGAGCGGGGTTTAAGCTAGACTGGTTGGGTACAAAGCTTGATGAGCTTTCTTTTGATGACAAGGATCAGAAAGCAAATGCTGACGATGGGGATTCACTAGTGGAGGAATTGTTCAAGGTTGTTGTTCACTCTTGGAATGATTGGAAAGTAAGAGTGggattctctcatcttcttcatagtGAGAAAATCGACTAA